From Montipora foliosa isolate CH-2021 chromosome 6, ASM3666993v2, whole genome shotgun sequence, a single genomic window includes:
- the LOC138007647 gene encoding RNA guanine-N7 methyltransferase activating subunit-like produces MATTTTTEEIVAQYEEMFSKRFTSEDAEYMKTVNKQQASPPCLTDWITTGYRDSRHDSRSDRSRHDSGRDHGRRYGDHDDRRGDDRYRHRDDRSGGRYRDERYRAYEDRQKPATEYGSQGYFEMFY; encoded by the exons atggcaacaacaacaacaacagaagaAATCGTTGCGCAGTACGAAGAGATGTTCTCGAAACGTTTCACTAGCGAAGATGCCGAATACATGAAGACCGTGAACAAGCAGCAAGCTTCTCCTCCTTGCCTGACGGACTGGATAACTACAGGATACAGAGACAG CCGCCATGACAGCAGAAGTGACAGGTCCAGACATGATAGTGGGCGAGACCATGGAAGACGCTATGGAGATCACGATGATAGACGTGGAGATGATAGATATCGGCATAGGGATGACAG ATCTGGCGGACGCTATCGTGATGAACGCTACAGGGCATATGAAGATCGTCAAAAACCTGCAACTGAATATGGCTCGCAGGGATACTTCGAGATGttctactga